A DNA window from Drosophila pseudoobscura strain MV-25-SWS-2005 chromosome 2, UCI_Dpse_MV25, whole genome shotgun sequence contains the following coding sequences:
- the Or88a gene encoding odorant receptor 88a: protein MKNTEPRKPIKMEDFLRPQMFQQWTRMVHFAWKRDGSNRLVKSSSIGFWISAALNLVFFAFNGWDIIGHLMMGEPTNQNPPVFCITIYFSIRGLMLFLKRSEIVNFVYALDRECPVDIDKQHEIRLERTYSSFWMRYRFLRVYAHLGLPMFCCLPLAVYLLTNDGLGAPITQHQQLLGGWMPFDVRRNPRFYLLVWLFDVSCTACGVSFFLTFDNLFNVMQGHLIMHLNHLCRQLEAIDPAESLTNEVEFFDGLRTLVQRQQLLNRLCGQYNDIFKVAFLVSNFMGSGSLCFYLFMIAETTDLFMIIQYILPTMVLVAFTFEICLRGTQLEEASARLESSLRHQTWYMGSSRYRKFFLLWLQYSQRTQKLGAFGLIEINMVHFTDIMQLAFRLFTFLRSQ, encoded by the exons ATGAAGAACACCGAGCCGAGGAAACCGATCAAGATGGAGGACTTTCTGCGGCCGCAAATGTTCCAGCAGTGGACCCGGATGGTGCACTTCGCCTGGAAGCGAGATGGGTCCAATCGTCTGGTAAAATCATCCTCGATTGGCTTCTGGATATCAGCGGCTTTAAATCTGGTGTTCTTTGCGTTCAACGGCTGGGACATTATCGGCCATCTGATGATGGGCGAGCCCACCAATCAGAACCCGCCCGTGTTCTGCATTACCATTTACTTTTCGATCCGGGGACTGATGCTCTTTTTGAAGCGTAGCGAGATCGTCAACTTTGTCTACGCATTGGATCGGGAGTGTCCCGTAGACATTGACAAGCAGCATGAAATACGTCTGGAGCGCACTTACAGCTCTTTCTGGATGCGCTATCGGTTCCTGCGGGTCTATGCTCATTTGGGATTGCCCATGTTCTGCTGTCTGCCGCTGGCCGTCTATCTGCTGACCAACGACGGCCTCGGGGCGCCTATcacccagcaccagcagctgctCGGCGGTTGGATGCCATTCGACGTGAGGAGGAACCCCAGATTCTACCTTCTGGTGTGGTTATTCGATGTGTCGTGCACTGCCTGTGGGGTCTCCTTCTTCCTGACCTTCGACAATCTGTTCAACGTGATGCAGGGACACCTGATAATGCATCTGAATCACCTCTGCAGGCAACTGGAGGCCATCGATCCCGCAGAAAGCCTGACCAATGAAGTTGAGTTCTTCGACGGTCTAAGGACTCTAGTTCAGCGCCAGCAGCTCCTGAATCGTTTGTGCGGCCAATACAATGATATCTTCAAGGTGGCCTTCTTGGTTAGCAACTTTATGGGGTCCGGATCGCTCTGCTTCTATCTATTCATGATCGCGGAGACGACGGATCTATTCATGATAATTCAGTACATTCTGCCCACTATGGTTCTAGTAGCCTTCACCTTTGAGATCTGTCTGCGCGGTACCCAGCTGGAGGAAGCG TCTGCCCGCCTGGAGTCATCGCTGAGACACCAGACCTGGTACATGGGCAGCAGTAGGTATCGCAAGTTCTTTCTTCTGTGGCTGCAGTACTCCCAGCGCACCCAGAAGCTCGGGGCCTTTGGATTGATCGAGATCAACATGGTGCACTTTACCGAT ATCATGCAGTTGGCCTTCAGACTCTTCACATTTCTAAGATCGCAGTAG